Within the Paenibacillus sp. AN1007 genome, the region CTCAGCACCCTCAGCAAGCTCTTGAATAGCCATTGTTGAATGTTCAATAGCTTTAGTTGTCTGGTCTGCACTTGCAGACAGCTCTTGCGAAGATGCGGATACCTGCTCTGCCGTTTCCTGTACGCCCAGAATCATCATCCGTAAGTTATCCACCATACGTTCGAAGTATTTCGCCAGTTCACCTACCTCATCCTTACGTCTGCTATCCATCTTCACGGTCAGATCACCTTTACTCACTGCACGGGCTGATTCCTGAAGCCGCTTGATTGGACGAAGCATCGAACGAGTAAACCAGATAATAAAGATTACAGCCAGAAATACGGAAGCCAGAAGAACGATGAGTGTAGCTAATCGAATTTCTTTGCTTGCGTCGGTGACTTCGCTCTTGAACATCGTACCTGCTATTTTCCAGCCAGTGGCTTCATTGGTAGAGAAAATCATCATTTTGGAGCGATCTTCGTATACATAGTCGAATTGACCTTCCTTACTTTCGTACATCGGTTCCAAAGCTGCACTGTCTTCTTTAGTACCTGCTTCCTGCACAGGGGAAACAACAACATTTTTGTTGGCATCCAGGATAATAACATATCCTTCTTTCCCGACCTTGATAGAGGCCTGATCTTGCAGATTCGTCAAGTCCAGTGACAATCCTATCACGGAGGATTGATCTTTTAAGGTCCTAGAGATAAACACAACGGCTGTGCCGTCTGTATTTTGGGTGACTGGAGAAACAGCAATTGTACCCGGCTTCTCCATCGCCAGCTTGTACCAATCCCGCTCTCTTGGATCATATGCTTCACCTCGCAGACTGCTCTCTGTTGGCTTGCCGCGAACCATGACCCCATCCTTCGTCCCTACGAAAATATTAAGAGCATCTGGATGCAGCCCTAGATACTGAGCGAGCTTGGCCTGAAGCTCAGTACTATCATTCTCTCCTTTGATCAAGGTCGGTTCGAGTGAATCCGAGAAGAAATTAATGTCAAAAATTTTGCTGTTGACCTGACTTTCCACTATTTTATTGGCCGTACTTACACTCTGCACGGCACTGTCATTCAACTGCCCCTGCACCGTATCTTCTGCGATATACAAAGACACTATACTAATCGCCAAACTCGGTACCAAGAGTACGATCAGGAACGAAACGAGCATTTTATTTCTGATATTCCAGACAAAAGTCTTCTTTTTACTCTTCTTTTTGTTTATATTCGGTTTTGCTTTGACTGGTTTGACAGGTTTCTCACTTTTTTCAGGTCTGTGCTCCTGGATTTTGTTCATTTGTTTTTCCCCCTTGTATTTATGAAGCCATTCTCTTTGTTATGTATAAACTTT harbors:
- a CDS encoding methyl-accepting chemotaxis protein; the protein is MNKIQEHRPEKSEKPVKPVKAKPNINKKKSKKKTFVWNIRNKMLVSFLIVLLVPSLAISIVSLYIAEDTVQGQLNDSAVQSVSTANKIVESQVNSKIFDINFFSDSLEPTLIKGENDSTELQAKLAQYLGLHPDALNIFVGTKDGVMVRGKPTESSLRGEAYDPRERDWYKLAMEKPGTIAVSPVTQNTDGTAVVFISRTLKDQSSVIGLSLDLTNLQDQASIKVGKEGYVIILDANKNVVVSPVQEAGTKEDSAALEPMYESKEGQFDYVYEDRSKMMIFSTNEATGWKIAGTMFKSEVTDASKEIRLATLIVLLASVFLAVIFIIWFTRSMLRPIKRLQESARAVSKGDLTVKMDSRRKDEVGELAKYFERMVDNLRMMILGVQETAEQVSASSQELSASADQTTKAIEHSTMAIQELAEGAEQQVNSVKDGSGQMSRMAEDVRLMSERVQSITTTMRDTSGAASSGNKAAGQAVEQMNIIQETVEQLGKVVQSLNTRSVEIGSMVDVIASISKQTNLLALNASIEAARAGDAGRGFAVVAGEVRKLAEESGSSAAQIGELVHNIRQDMDSALTAMNAAQSRVGDGIQAVNTSEQSFAQIREAVENAVYTLDALSETTKQLESGASHVVRTMTDISNVTQESAASTESVSASSQEQLASVEEIASSSAHLNSMAEQLQGLLGMFKMVDDPAKNDNKS